In Spinacia oleracea cultivar Varoflay chromosome 5, BTI_SOV_V1, whole genome shotgun sequence, a single window of DNA contains:
- the LOC130461170 gene encoding uncharacterized protein, which translates to MGMGRGAGGMGIGRGGGMGIGRGPYGFLGGMGRGGGDDVSVGLGLGPPGFENAPHDAAARAPIAFDAFASGKNSGGSGGSGGSGGSGGKYIAGGGYSAGDSGSFHYNIGGGGGGVSAAVSNGLSTAAAPVQVEEGPVGKVGMVAASCVKLANQLSSEEMLDSTTGSSKKSDAAAAPPQPPFHQKVEPVTNVEQVTIVDKGKEKEKENEPAITPGTGPKRVTKPALSSAVYELSTNPQRITAFANRVLVFIRSWRSSRNIPTCPGPEMISCDGGVADQRDCYHTLMASQCVSSGYVRMASFLYTKVWRVKEFVGKSERVLLTPDFALRVLEPRDSNYIIGTKYGKVLKNISFNSLATVCFMV; encoded by the exons ATGGGAATGGGAAGAGGGGCTGGTGGTATGGGAATTGGAAGAGGGGGTGGTATGGGAATTGGAAGAGGGCCTTATGGTTTTCTTGGGGGTATGGGAAGAGGGGGTGGTGATGATGTAAGTGTAGGTCTAGGTCTAGGTCCTCCTGGGTTTGAGAACGCTCCTCACGATGCTGCTGCTCGAGCACCGATCGCCTTTGATGCATTTGCAAGTGGAAAGAATTCAGGAGGATCAGGAGGATCAGGAGGTTCAGGAGGTTCAGGTGGAAAGTACATTGCTGGTGGGGGTTACTCAGCAGGGGATTCTGGTTCGTTCCACTATAACATTGGTGGTGGGGGTGGCGGTGTTTCAGCTGCTGTTTCGAACGGTCTCTCGACTGCTGCGGCACCTGTTCAGGTCGAGGAAGGTCCTGTTGGGAAGGTTGGAATGGTGGCAGCTTCGTGTGTGAAGCTAGCTAATCAACTTTCGTCTGAGGAGATGCTAGACTCTACAACTGGATCATCAAAGAAATCAGACGCCGCAGCCGCTCCACCGCAGCCGCCGTTCCACCAGAAAGTTGAGCCAGTGACAAATGTTGAGCAAGTGACAATTGTAGataaaggaaaagagaaagaaaaagagaacgAGCCAGCAATTACTCCCGGGACTGGGCCCAAGAGAGTGACTAAGCCTGCGTTGTCTTCTGCTGTGTATGAGTTGTCTACGAATCCACAGAGAATTACAGCGTTTGCAAACCGTGTCCTTGTATTCATCCGATCTTGGCGGTCATCAAGGAACATCCCCACCTG CCCGGGACCAGAGATGATTAGCTGTGATGGTGGGGTGGCTGATCAAAGGGATTGTTACCACACATTGATGGCGAGCCAATGTGTGAGTTCCGGGTATGTTCGGATGGCGTCCTTTCTGTACACTAAGGTGTGGAGGGTGAAGGAGTTCGTTGGAAAGAGTGAAAGGGTATTGCTGACTCCTGATTTTGCC TTAAGGGTATTGGAACCCAGAGACTCCAACTACATCATAGGCACCAAGTACGGCAAGGTTCTGAAAAACATCTCGTTTAATTCTCTAGCGACGGTATGTTTTATGGTTTAA
- the LOC130459116 gene encoding uncharacterized protein, with protein sequence MPCCDGGGVGGGGGGGGGGWVSVVMYRCMVFANVAFLSCFLIGVWVVGSRFYKKRKVSMGNLKMTKKGGGSKKAGRTPPKKHVVKPSASGSRKKKRQKLVYQEASEDLDGVQCSEEESSEEESSSEESSSEECSASSSASSTEGSEGDSSSSSSSEEEEEPRKRKRKKSSKKASKKASKKASKKVSKKKSKSAGEIVKARNRVVLTHLRTCEKAPKIICRVESFVKLIKKLDDSRREEVEKMGFSGLLEMKLGKLDRRFCYWLMTRVDAEGHVEFGDGNVFRFTPQHVQSIFGLPMGTKDVPAPVAIDWKDQQMVRPAIELFKMYGTGVADPSKDMVLLAKVAKVVEGEKDSAGEVIPLSTPGEKLAFRNAFLAVVVGHLLCPTAMCTNLSHKLMVVVSLGGVAEEYDWCTWTYNRLMERVEVFLKSFYDDGYARGCGGCVVALMIFYLDRLAGTPVDVEPLPRLKVWGNLEVKKAIKRDKRKGYDYGRSKSKKVVYDGEVRNSVSGLTNKEVDRRIEIMDEPLTGKGTETDPSRADVGNAGGNAGVSLLGNLSRDSAAVQELAHQVLELFKPELERMIVNAVSEREWLASGSGMGVGGDGSGWGGSLVGTGGFAGSGWAVYWQR encoded by the exons ATGCCTTGTTGTGATGGTGGAGGtgtaggtggtggtggtggtggtggtggtggtggatggGTCTCAGTTGTGATGTATCGATGTATGGTATTTGCAAATGTTGCCTTTTTGTCTTGTTTTTTGATTGGTGTTTGGGTAGTTGGAAGCCGGTTCTATAAAAAGAGGA AAGTTAGTATGGGGAATTTAAAGATGACGAAGAAAGGGGGTGGTTCAAAGAAAGCTGGGAGAACCCCTCCGAAGAAGCATGTTGTGAAACCTAGTGCAAGTGGTAGTAGGAAGAAAAAGAGGCAGAAGCTGGTGTACCAGGAGGCAAGTGAAGATCTAGATGGCGTACAATGCAGCGAGGAGGAAAGTAGTGAAGAGGAGTCCTCCTCCGAGGAGTCCTCCTCTGAGGAGTGCTCTGCTTCATCTTCTGCGTCATCCACGGAAGGGTCAGAAGGTGATTCCTCGTCTTCATCTTCTTCGGAGGAGGAGGAAGAGccaagaaagagaaagaggaagAAGTCCTCGAAGAAGGCCTCGAAGAAGGCCTCAAAAAAGGCCTCGAAGAAG GTTTCGAAGAAAAAGAGCAAGAGTGCCGGGGAGATTGTCAAGGCACGTAATCGTGTTGTCTTGACGCATTTACGAACTTGTGAAAAG GCCCCTAAAATTATTTGCCGGGTCGAGTCGTTCGTCAAGTTAATCAAGAAACTGGATGATTCAAGACGGGAAGAAGTAGAGAAAATGGGTTTCTCGGGGTTGTTGGAAATGAAGTTGGGGAAGTTGGACAGGAGGTTCTGTTACTGGTTGATGACCAGGGTAGATGCTGAGGGGCATGTAGAGTTTGGGGATGGGAATGTGTTCCGGTTTACCCCGCAACATGTTCAGAGTATTTTTGGGCTGCCAATGGGAACGAAGGATGTTCCTGCACCTGTGGCAATTGATTGGAAGGATCAGCAAATGGTACGTCCTGCCATTGAGCTATTTAAGATGTACGGTACTGGAGTTGCTGATCCTTCgaaggatatggtgttgttggcgAAGGTAGCCAAAGTTGTGGAGGGGGAGAAAGATTCAGCGGGGGAGGTTATACCTCTAAGTACCCCTGGTGAGAAGCTAGCATTTAGGAATGCGTTCTTGGCTGTGGTAGTGGGCCACTTACTTTGCCCTACAGCCATGTGCACCAACCTGTCACACAAATTGATGGTTGTGGTTTCGTTGGGTGGTGTGGCAGAGGAGTACGATTGGTGCACGTGGACTTATAATAGGCTGATGGAACGTGTGGAAgtgtttttgaagagtttttaCGATGATGGTTATGCTCGTGGATGCGGTGGCTGTGTTGTGGCCTTAATG ATTTTTTACCTTGATCGCTTGGCGGGAACCCCCGTTGATGTAGAACCTTTACCTAGGTTGAAGGTTTGGGGGAACCTGGAAGTGAAAAAAGCAATCAAGAGAGACAAGAGAAAAGGATATGACTATGGTAGATCCAAG TCAAAGAAGGTGGTTTATGATGGTGAAGTGAGAAACAGTGTTAGTGGCCTGACAAACAAGGAAGTTGACAGGCGGATTGAAATTATGGATGAGCCGTTGACCGGCAAGGGCACGGAAACTGATCCTAGCAGGGCAGATGTTGGCAATGCAGGGGGAAACGCTGGTGTTTCCCTCTTAGGAAATCTAAGTAGAGATAGTGCCGCTGTACAAGAACTGGCGCATCAG GTACTTGAGTTGTTCAAACCCGAGTTGGAGCGTATGATTGTGAATGCTGTGTCCGAGAGGGAATGGTTAGCTAGCGGTAGTGGTATGGGTGTTGGTGGTGATGGCAGTGGGTGGGGTGGTAGTTTGGTTGGCACTGGGGGGTTTGCTGGCAGTGGTTGG GCGGTTTATTGGCAGAGGTGA